A window of Miscanthus floridulus cultivar M001 chromosome 12, ASM1932011v1, whole genome shotgun sequence genomic DNA:
ATTTGACAAAGGCATCTATTGCTTGATCCTTGGAATTCaacatgtcgggttcataaacccagagtCCCTCGAGGACaggcttccatgccaaggctcggCCTAGAAGAATGGCCTTTTCTTCTTTTGGACCAGCCCAAAAGTCTAAaaccaacagaccggagcactcgctttaggcccaagccgccttcggcccatctctccgGCCGGAGCACTAGTTTAGGCTCAGGCCAGCTCCGAatggcctctctgatcggagcgctagcgtcaggccccggctgcctccgcacggcctccactcggaaagcctgacccgaggaccgcctccgactccgaccccgtgtctccgaccgagaTTCATAGAAAAATACCACCATCACTATTCTCTTACTAGCGCGCCAGAATCGACTGGGGATCATCccaccggggacgcccgcttggaaagaaccagaaggcgtacggagaaaggcaaggcatggctcacaagtcaacaccactataccagggaccataccctacatggaatagtgctctacagccaccctgacacaaagtattgtaggggccaccagaaactcccatatggtaagccccccacaTGTCTTTGGACATCGATCGctgtatgggctccaggatctaccataccgagtgaacatagcgcggttcctcacatgccaccaggcatccagaagtatttgcaggtaccggcatccatccttcctaaagaagatatctcgacccccccgtgcacatctgacatcctacagcgacatcgacagtattggggggcttcaaccattatccagttttcatcactgtaggtagcaagacttagaaatatctatactctccccctctcacctgtaaagccatcccctacatctataaaaagggatgcgcACCCTCCCCCGaaggggagatcgacttcttcaagctcagactcactagatcgacatcaacactcccaaccgtaAGACCACCTAGTTCCGACCGTGACCCTTCTGGTCGGAgctgaccgaacctcttgtacaccccctcctttctccttctcgtttgtacccccactatagactttgagcacctaggctcaggaataaagtcaccgaccaaccccgactggacgtagggcatgttgcctgaaccagtataaatcctgtgtcattgagtgctaggccacctccgatcacaatatacagcaaaactacaaatatttactagttggtcactttctgcaccgacagttggcaccgaccgtggggaagacgctgtacgttcaacactcttttggtcatcggatggcccatttttttgCCACTCCcatcgtggcgggctcgggcgatacgattcgcttcggatCGCTGGAGTTCCTGTAACAACCCAGAAATTTCCTGaaaacaaaaagaataaaaatcacaactacaaaattttttctagAAATAGCCAATGGTTGGTGACTGTCTTGTAGGAAAACTACCCTAGTTGTATAAGTAGTACCTATTGTAGATGTTTATATCCTTATAATTAATTAAATTTGCATGAGTTGCTTCTTATGTTATTTGGTATTGATTAATAAAAGCAACAACCTTTATTTAAATATCTAAATAAATGTGTGGGTGATGCTGCCAACCCTTGGTGGAACCCTAAATGACCTCTAGAGGACCCCACTAGGGCATACATGAGTAGGCAGCACATGTGTATGCAAGTAGGAACTATAGAGTAGCTAGAAAAATGAAGAGATAACAAAGAAGAGCTAATTCAACTAGACTAAAATAGAGAAACCCTTTTTGGCCCAGGAATTCAAGCTAGCCTGGCTTCACAGGCCGCACGCAGGCTCTAGCCCATCTGGCCGTGCACTAGCAACCGCAGGCCGGCCCAACCCCTGCCCCAAACAGCCCAGCCAACCAGCAGCCCTGTTCCCACCGTGACGGGCCACGGATCCGACGCGGCCCGACAACATCAAGCGGCCCAGCTGGGAGCTGCCCTCCCCTCTCTCTCGGTCACTGCTAGCTGGGACCCCGTCGTCATCACCTTCCTTGCGCCTCTCCTCCTTTTCGCGCCGAGTTAGGACAGAGGAGAGGGAATCTCCATCGCCAGCCATCTCTTCGTGTCGGGGGGCAGCGAACGCGTGGATGCGACACCACCTCGCCCACCCGCACTGCTACCGCCCCTAGCTGGAGCCATCCACGCCATGACACCAGCGCTATGGCCTGCATTCTTGCAACCGCCTCTGACACCATCGTACGAAGCCTGAGCAAGTGGTTGCACCGAATCAGAAGCGCTAGGGTAACCCGCGACCGCGCCATGACTGCAACCCTAGCCTAAACACGTCGATCACCTCCACGTGGCCCTAGGCCCCCTTCTCGCCGTTCACCTCGCCATGATCACCCCCCTATAAGAGAACTCCTCGAGGTGCCCTAGCTGATTCCCAACACCTCGGCACCGCTCTGGTGGCCACCATTTTTCGTCACGACCAAGAGAGGAAAGGGAAGGGGGAAGAAAGGGGGAAGATAGAGAAGAGAAGGCCACTGAAGAGGAGCCGCTGGATCAGAGGATGACGTACCGTCCGACCACAGTGGAGCAGCTActcggcacggcacggccatGCCTCGACACTGCCTCGACTCCCCCGGCATCGACATCCTTTTGCCATcgccacctacggtgagccccatCACCCTTTCGGCTCTCCACAGTAGCGTTCATGGGCATCATTCGCCATCACCATACTGGGAGCGAGCAAGAGAAGGCCCATACCCCTATACCTTGCttgcacacacgcacacacagctgccaccccgACCATGGACCGCACCACGCACCGAGGGCCCAGGAACGCCGATGGGCGACGCGCCGCGGAGCATGCCCGCCATGGCTAGAGCTCATCGTGGCAAGGTCCTGTTCTTTCCGCGTCAGGTCAGTAGAAGCAAGGAGAGAAGGTTTACCTATTTCGCCGTGGCAAGGGACACGCCGTGCACAGCaaggtggagggagagagagcccCAGAAGGGAGCTGCTCGCGTTCACCTCATCGGCGGAGCCACGTTTTCGAGCGCCATTATGCCGAGGGTGTACCCAGTCACGCCGGTCACATCGCTGGGCAAGATTGGACTGAGAAGTTTTGGCCAAGCTCAAAGAAACGCTGCCGGGGTGCTATCGAGGCCAGAAATGGCCACTCGCCGCCGGCGGGCGCGCCACCTCGCTGTGAAGCAAAAGGAGGAGCCGGAACTGTAGTTCATGCACCAGGTGCGCCATGGACCAAGAGGAGGGAAGGGAAGGTGAACATGGTCCACCATAGACCCCACGTACACCTGTGAACCACTGGTTCACGCTCACCGTGAGCCACGCCCATAGGACTGGAGCACTTTGGTTTAAATCCACAAAGCAACATGGCATCACGTGAAGCTACCACgtgtccgggccggcccagcctagaccggcccaacccggccCGTATCCAGCCCTAGCCAGCCCACCAGAGCTCGGCCTTGGCCCGGTCAAAGTTGACCATTGACCGCTGACTAGTcaacggacccacctgtcagtgactcacTCTATCCCAGCCAATCGGGTGCTGCCACATGTCACTGCCTGGATTTTCcagctccttttctttttcagaaattcATTTAATCTTTGAAAATCCATAACTAATTCATTTTAGCTTGGAAAAATACCAAACCAGtgtctaaatttttctaaaaaagaacCCTACATCATAAGCTTGTGCTTGAGTACCTTTGGATCTTTCGAATTTCTATTGCTCCTTTGTGCATTTTTATAAGAGTCGCTCACGCGACCATATGTTACGATTAACAGAGTCGGAGGACCTACCGACTGAGGAGTACGACCCCAACTACAGCGAGGACTTGGGAGATGACCTGCCAAGTGCCAcgccccacccaatctcgtagatcCTATTACGCATGCTATACTAGAATTGCTAGCGCTTTATCTATTATACAATAATATGATATTAGGAATGCATGGTAGTTTTACTTGAGCCATATACCTTGTTGCAACCTTACTCCTACACACCCGCTGATAGGCTAGTTGCTCGCTTGTTACATACTTACTGCTTTACTCTTACTCGCATTATGTCTATGATGTGATGCTGGTGAGGGAGAGACATATGTGCGTGAAGCACGAGGTGCCGTAAAAATTGGTAAAAACTGGATAATGAACATGGGGAAATCTTGGCGTgtgttttgggtgtgtggtgagggttgagtcaatcGGACAGGATCTTACGATGAGTCTTCGGGGCAAGTCTTACCGAAGGGGTGTGACCTAGGCATCCCTTGTGAGAGTTTACCTGTGGCGGGTATATGTGAGAGGTGGaccggggtgttggttatcccttgTGAGGTGCTATCGTGGCATGGGGAGTTGGTGAACCCCCcttttgagaagatatcctgtccggtccccctaaggactggtatgtcttgAGAACCGGAACCATGGGACCTTCGTGCACACCACTCGCTCCCGATGGGCGGGGGACGATTACCCGACTGACTAGGGCGgtaccactactactaggttggaaggtgatagtgtagggaggtatgggcatggggacccacaccctcctaagaaaGCGTAGTGACCCTGGGGGCCCGgtactacgtctcacagtctcagcatTTTGGTGGACTCCagggtggcccagggctgagtggtagggtggtactgtaccggttgggaggcagtcAAAATCAGCCTAGATGAGCCAGATCGTCGAGGATGGCGATCTTGTGGATTACCAGGTGTACccgctctgcagagttgatcgatctatacataTAGCAGCGTCcgcggatatggacattcccatgacctacgcttcacttgattagagagatgagtccttctctaccTTTCCCTCGGGTTACGTGTTGGATTCTGACTTAGGCCGTTGAGGCGAGATCTGAGCGGGAGTCGATCTCGTCGCCTAGAGAGTGAGATGAGATGAGGTGTGTGTGATGGGTGGGGAGAACGTGTGAATAAGATGGGTTAAGAAGAGAAAACCTGATGAACATATTATTATTATAACATTAACTACTGGCATAGGAAACCCACAACCTAAATAGGTCTCTTTCTACTTCCCTAATGCATTCTACTCTCCACAAAGCAATGCAAGCATAGGGTGGGCGATGCATGGCCAGTACCAAGTGTACTGATAGATTTTTGATAGGTTCCAAGCCCAAGTATGACTACGAGGGCGATGACTAGGAGGACTAGAGGGTCTGTTCTACGCTCAAGCTGGTTCTAGGAGATCATTTTCCACTGCTGAGGCTGTTCAGGATGCTATGTGTGAGTGTGTTCCGCCCTGCTTGGCGAAGAGAATAATTCATGTAAAACTCTATATTGTACTCTGGTAATCGTGCATGACTTGCTGTATCACTGAGATTTGGGTAAAATGATGGATTGTTTCATCATTTTACACTTCgtttctgtggatttcccttcatggaaatcaagGATGTTTcagttccccgcactctcgcccaccgggatgcgggttccacccatcttcaagcCATTCTAGGTCATTCGCTTCaggagcctggacttcgtcgctgaccggcttggcatactccacctccgcgaggaggcttaTGACCTGACACCCGTCGGAGGAACATCCTCCATCTACTCCGAGACACGTGACTTCGATGGCgtggcatctacgcttcattccgagcaaactctctgctcaaaccccgctgtgagtaatatacatgctattATTTACTTACTACGCTCTATTTTCCACCAAATACCcggtgggttaccgttgtccccATCACAGCCGCCATATagtcagttcccctatggccttgcgtctTTTGTGGACGCATACGCCtagggactccaaaaggtgctggcacCGCACCCCCTCATGTCTGAGTGTGCAGGgatggcaaggtatgctcccacctgtttcctcgacatcatggacgaTGACATCGggagtgacggctctagcatcggcgacgtggcgcctagccaccgtcggtcCCGGGAGTACGCTGTGGCGGATGCCCCGGAACAGCCGCTAGGGGTGACGGAGTCCTTCCAGACCCACGCCCTGCTGGGCCCCCATGCGGGGACCCCCAAGCTCACATGTGAGCATagggaggatctacgacgacagtggccgcatcagccaccaactgcaccaacACTGTTCGGCTCGgagcgctcaggggctccaccagggggctctactacccctttgttgtttttaccttaagtactcttttgcttttgtataaagaaactccttcctacctaagtaaaagggtagttcgttcctttgttttaccttatgtaactctactttagaacattccgactgatcgcacctcgTCTTTTCCTACGGCTATGACCGGCCAAGCCTCGCAGGCCACGCCCTGGGCTTGTAAAGTTGCAGTCCACAGAACCAATGGGTAGGTACGAGAGAGAAAAAAATTTAAAATGAAATTATGccaagggagaactaaggaatgaaagggaacaagcttcctcaaacggagcaactccattacAAAAGCAAAAAatcgattgcagtcattaaaacacaccacgaacgtcttacacgggggcttccccatgaacttaaaacttcctacatttactaactactattatatttttacatgctactgggCTGACCCGGCGACATCCGACGATGGTGCAACCGAtgaaggcgcaggctgctcactTCCCGACGGCACGGCATCCGGCTCGACCAAAACCGGGGCGACATTCACCTCCAACCTAGGCTCCTTGCCATCCGAGAGCTCTATAGCATCATCTCCATGCACGCTTTTGGCCAGGTCTTCATgacggacgtccatcacccactcggtggaGACTTGATCTGCCACCAaccgcgcgtgcggcagcaagtGCTCCCCGATCGACTAGATGGCCGCCATGCTCATGCCTTCAGCGTATCCGCTACATATGGTGGCAAAGTCTAGGTACAGATGGTGCGTCCCCACCACGGTCAGCACTCCCGATGCTCCATAGAACATCCCGGATCTGATGAGATCCCGGACCTCCCCCAGTACCTCCGCCAGCTAGACAGCGGGTGCACTAGTGCTCGGCGCTGACCCAAAGATCTCTGGAACGACGTGCTGGGCAATGTTGTGGATCTGGTCgagatccccctcaagagcacaatGCTCCaaatgggacttggccagctcctctatACGCCAGCCAAGCGTCGCCTTGGTCATCTCTAGGTCCCGCTCTAGCACCTCCACTTTTCCGTCTAGCTTTGCGAGAAGAGCAACGAGCTCAGAAATAGGCTAAGGGAAAAgccaacacaacaaaaaacaaaaaggggacataccGATGTGAgaagcctcaagggtggagagatcctccgcTTGCCGAGCCACCTACTTGCGCAGCTGGGCCACCTGCTCACGTAGCTAggcactcgcgtcctccatcTCCATCACCTGGCCCTAGAGCGTGCGCATCTCTCGATCtgcctccgaccgggccctcCGCTCCACCTCTAGGGCCTTCTCCGCCGACTCCAGGGTGGCACACTCTAGatcaagggccgccaaggcctccTGAAGCACCACCTCGGTGTTCGCTAGGGATGCCCGCAACTCCACCTCAGTCTCTACCTGGTGGGCCCTTGCCGccttgagcccttgctcggccACAGTCGCCCGCtccgcacgctgcccctccgcccgtGCCATGGCCGCCTGGTCCCAGGACTCGCAGCAAGTGGACTCCACTCGATGCTCGAGCTCGGCCATCTGGGCGTACTCCGACCAGAGGAAGTGAGACTTGCGGGTAGACATCTTCCTTATCTCCTATGAAAGGtaagcatgctaaaaacaaccaaCAAGGGATTTAGGGATAAAagacaagtaccagaaactcacctccgccaTGAGTTGCAtgtcgccctcaaccaactaccAGGCGAACAAAGCTCGCTTCTGGGCACTTTCAAGCTATGCGGTcagcttggtgagttctgatACCACGACGTGCCCTTGCCCTCCGAAGATGTCCCAGAGTTGACGCTCCCGGGAGTCCCGAAGGATGAACCGCGCGCTCACTGGGTGCTCAGGGTAGGGCCattctaggtcaccctccggcacTTCACCGGAGGGCTCAGCCTCTAACCGTGCCACCGCCAAGTCCCATGGTGACACCACCAGGCCACCAGAGGTCCCAGCCACCGACCGGACCACCGCCAGGCTCTGCGACAGCACCAACGGCTCCACTGTGACATCGCCGATGGGTTGCTGCAACGGCATCGACAGCTCCACCGAGACATCCGCCTCATCATTAGATGGGATCTCCACTACCTTGTCGACCTAGGCCGCCGCCGGGCGTTCTAACCCTGGCCTGGCCATGTCTTCCCTTAGCGCCTTCGGCTCCGACGGCAAGGGCGAGCCACGTGACCCTCTACCTAGCAAGGCAGGAAGCTCGATCTCCCTTGCCTCTGCTGTGAGAGTCACCTCCGACACCACCACTGCCATCGGCACCGGGATCGCCGCTAACACCGATGCCACAACCGCCACCTCTTCGACAGCCGAGCTAGAGGGCACCATCCCAGGAACAGAAGGTCTTGCCACCGTGACACGCTGTAGAACGGGCTTCCAGGTCTCCTACATGGCAGTTGGGGCAATACTCATCCCCGGCATCCCCAAGCCACTAACGGAAGGTAtgggtcagtcacactccaacaaAAAGCTCAGCTAGCAAAAAACCAAAAGAAAATGGAGAAAGACATATCGGGTGGCGAGCGGCACAACTCTAAAGGCTGACCCCGACCTCGATGCGCCCACTGGACGAGGACCGCTCTCAGACTATGACCCGCGCCCCCTCAATTTGGACAGGGTCAGTGCCAACCCAACTTGCTCCTACTCGGCCTATGGATCGCCACGACCTCTGGCTCGGGGCTCCCCGACCGAAGCAGCGGCTAGGGCGTCCCCCGACTATGAGTCGCGTGTTGACCAGGCACCAGTCTGCCCCTCAGATCGCCTGAACTATTCGGCCGCATTCATGGCAGGCGGGGCCTCCTCCGGCCACAAGTTCGGCGTCAGCACCGGTCCCACCGCCGCACATTCGTCGGGCCACTCCTCGGACCGCCTGGCTCATCTAGCCGCGTCCGCCATAGGCAATGGTGGAGCTAGCAACACCGCCAAGGGGAGCGGTGACTGCATCCGCTTCACTACTCGCTCGCCAATGGCGTCCACGCTAGCCGCACGCTTCTTCAACGCAGGAACCTCCGCGCACCGTGTGGCCTCCTGCTCCCCACCAGCAGACGTTGCCGCGGGGTCGCGACGCACCACTGAGGTCGCGATGACCTCCTAACTCTCCTCCTtgtcggagaagaccatgtcatctaGATCCATAGGATCATCCGACATGAGTTCTGACTCGACATCGCTCCCACGTTCCCTAGCCATCACGCgtcgggtgacctccttcttcttctcttctttccgctgaacctccttggttctcttcttcttctgggcgtctgccgcctccttctaggtggccTGTCGTTCCCAACCTACTggccccttgggaaggtgcggccgggacttgtacctcccaagcccctatggaacAAATGAGCCAAAATCAAAAAGAAGAGGGGTAGAGGAAAAAGCACGAGCAAAGTGAGGGAGCATACCAGTGAGGGCACGATTAAGGCATtaaacggtatgggttttcccaccaccgtctctttaggcctcagctgcagcacttgATCGACGCGACTCTAGATTTTGTCGTTCGATAGCTCCTCTAGCGACATGCGGTCTGGGTTTGACTGGCCGTCATACttccacatcgggtgcgtcctcttCGCCAACGGCGTGACCCGGTggcggtaaagggtgtggaacacccacaccccatcggGGCCATCCCTtatgagcttctggagctcctcctcgatgacctccaccttgtgcctcttcGTATGGGCATagccccacgaccaactcttctgcttcacCAGCCTCCCATCGGTAAACGCTGGAAACGGTGCCCCCGCtggattcctaatgtagaaccactccccatgccatccccgaTTGGAATCACATGGGGAGTACATGGGATATGAGCCTCCCGCGCGTGGCTTCCTCTGCAGGGCGAAGCCTCCGACCAGAGCGATCTTGACCGAACTCCAGTCCGGCATCGCTCTCCCAGAGAAGAAGTGCCAGAAGAggtccacatgtggctccatcctgaggaaagcctcgcagacggtgatgaagccagcgATGTGCTGCACCCCTgtcggattaaggtgctgcagttcaaaaccccactcgttgaggagcccacgcaggaaccaatGCACGGGGTGTCCTAACCCACActcgtggaaggtaaggaaagacaCCACCTCATCAGGATGAGGTTGCGGTAACTCCTCCTTCCTGGGAACCCTCAGTGCGCCACCTCCCATGGCGGTAGGAACCCCTTCATGATGAACGCCTCTAGCCCCAACACCCACATGGTGGACAACCTTCAGTCCAACATTCTGGtgagttctcctcttctccctcgctctctcccccttcctttcctagaaacctccacaGCTCTTAGGAACACTCTCGACGAGGAGGAAAACGAAAGGTGGCAGTGGCAGATGATGAATAGGCAAAAGAACGAGGTGaacaccctctctcttctcctacttaaaggaaaGGGGCAGCGGTTAGGAAAGGGCGTGCTGATCAGGAAGGCAAAGCAGCAGGGcgagaaactctctctctctctttccatttAATGTAGATGGGATGCCCCCTAATCGATGAGACATGCCCAGCGCGACAAAATGGCTCCTGATCTGACGAGACACGACAtggacatggcccaccactaccgcatgaccaGTCACTACTGAAGTGTCATCACATGCAGACAGCTCCCCATCTCCCTAGGCATgacctagagagatccaacaACGAAGTCTCCACTAGGAGAGACCAACTGGCCTCCTGAGTCAATCGATTCACTTAGGATaaacacctgagatacaggtccTAGTCGGACAGGCGTTTCTGACTAGAGCTCTTTGAACCCTGTCTCTCAAGTCACCAAGGTGAGCATCTGTTCATTAATACATAcggttcacacaagggctaacccacgattgacaagcgcaaGTACCAGCCGGACAtctctgactgaagctctctgaactCTATCACTCTAGTCGTGCAGGCGTCACCACACAAAATCTCCACCGAGAGACAaccagacctccctgagtcgatcgagtcaCCTAGGAGAGATCAACCGACCCTCCTGAGTCGattgattcactcaggataagcacctgagatacaggtaggaagcgaaggggcaccccatgcaggccatgccgactctgtctcgaatgacgagcatgggtttCGGTTGGACATTTCtaactgaagctctctgaaccccatctctcaggtcatcaaggtaagcatatgTTCATTAAACACAAAACTGTTCACgcgagggctaacccacgattgacaagcgtagGTCCCGGACGGACGTTTCCGACTGGAGCCCGACGAACCCTGTctctccagtcttcaaggtaaaacaccataaaagcccctctatttcattacaaatcattcatacatccatatgcgcattcatctcatacgcctgaacccctcggatggttagggcatgaaccgcccgggggctcgggaactaa
This region includes:
- the LOC136495708 gene encoding uncharacterized protein, producing MSSLSAFGSDGKGEPRDPLPSKAGSSISLASAVRVTSDTTTAIGTGIAANTDATTATSSTAELEGTIPGTEGLATVTRCRTGFQVSYMAVGAILIPGIPKPLTEGGASSGHKFGVSTGPTAAHSSGHSSDRLAHLAASAIGNGGASNTAKGSGDCIRFTTRSPMASTLAARFFNAGTSAHRVASCSPPADVAAGSRRTTEVAMTS